The genomic segment TATAAATAGTGCTATTACGCTTACTCGCCAATTCTTCGAAAATATGGGACTTCCGACTTATCTTAGAGCTTACGGGATCCCTGAATCAGCAATTGAAGAAGCAATTAACTATTTAAAAAGGTTTAATTTATTACCACTGGGAGAACATAAAGATATCTCAGTAATTGAAGTCCGAAAGATTTTAAGTTTAAGTTACTAACCCTCATCGGCAGAGAATAATAATACTATAAACGCTTGTTCATTCTCTGCCGACATACTATTATATATGCGTCAACGGGATGATGCCGTTGATACTCTGGTATAATATTATTCACCAAGCAGTTTATAACCTAACGTAACATTCACTTATGCTAGTTTAGCTCGCTTGGGCTACCATTCAATTCAGTCTGCAATTAAAGTAAAATATAATGAGCGATATTGATTATTTAATGATGTTCCGCAAATGCTCTAATCACGATAGCTTAGAGCGTCTTTATGATAAATTAAATTATTCTTTAGTGGATAATAATGTATTAGCTAATATGTATCGTGCTGCCGATCATCGCCGTGCAGAATTAGTAGCTGGTAAACTATTTGACTTAGGTAAAGTACCTAAAACTATCTGGTCTCAGGTCAAATAATTTATTTAATAAATTAAGAATTGCTATTCGTTATTTATCTTTATTTGGCTTGCTATGCCCATAAGCTGGCCAAGACTTAAGTGTGCTTATTTACACTTATAATTTATATGTATTTAGTAAGCCCGATAATGGTTTAGCGTTAGCTATCTCCGTAAGATAGCTAATGGACTACCAATAAGTACACTTTATCAAGCCGTTCTGGTATATATTCACAATCGCGTAACTAACATATTAAATACAATATATGAAGAGATATATGTAAATACTATGTAACAAGGTTTATTTAAAGTTACATATTCATGATAATAAGAAAACATATAGATATAAGGCATAATATAAAGAGATATATCATTGCCTGATAGAAACCCTCCAACACTTAATTTTAATCATGAAATAACTATTAACGTATATTGATAAAAATACCGCTATTATATAGTGACCTTATATAAATTTTATTCTATCTTCGCTACTACCTCTGATTAAATAAACCTGAACCTATCAAAGATAAATCTGTTCCAGTCGACCGTATTTCGAAAGAACAACATCCAATAATCCGGTTACAACACTATTGTTTTCTACTACATTTTCGTCATTACTATTGGGAAGAAGCGGTTAGATTAAATCACGGTTTACTGACCCAATATCATTGCTCATTTACCTAATATCGCCAGTATCAAACCGAAGAAGCTCTTCTATACTTATCATTGAAACGGGTTAATCTGGACATATTCTAGTCATAAGGCATGAATAATGACAAAGTGAGAGGTATAAATGAAGTATTGGTTATCAATAATATGCGGTGTATTAGTTACTTTCTCATTAGCCGGTTGTGTAGTGACCGAAACAACCGTCAGCCATCACTATGGCTCTAATGACCCGGCGATGACAGCACAAAAATTTTATAGTCAGTACTTTGCTAACGGTAGTGCAGGCCTTCCAACTGATACGCAACTGACTACATTCAAACCTTATATAAGTACAGAACTCTACCAATCGCTGGAAGATGCCAAAAAACGACAGCAGAATGAAATTAAGCAACATCCTGATGAAAAACCATCACTGATCGATGGCGATCTATTCTCCAGTCTGTTCGAGGGCCCTACATCTGTTGATATCCCCTCTATTCCAGTATTACCCAGTGCCAATAACGTGACTTTACAGGCTAATTTTACCCGAACAGAACAAGGCAAAGATATTCTTCACTGGGCTGATGAAATCAAAATGATTAAGCAAAATGATAGTTGGGTTATTGACGATCTGGTATATAAAGGCAATTGGGATTTTGCTGCTAAAAGTACTTTAAAAAAAGTGTTATCCGATAAATAACCACGTGAATTATTCAGTCATTTTTGTCTAACATCGCGTCAATTTGTTCAGTTGATGAACACTCAAATTGAAGTTAGTAATTTAGCGTTGACAGCCTGAATAGAGATGGATATGATTCGCCCCGTTCACACGATTCCTCTGTAGTTCAGTCGGTAGAACGGCGGACTGTTAATCCGTATGTCACTGGTTCAAGTCCAGTCAGAGGAGCCATATTTAGAAAGGCCCGCTATTTAGCGGGCCTTTTGCTTTTCAGCTTTGTATTTGCTTCTCTGCTCCCGGGGTTTGCCATTCATCTAGCGGGATTGGGCGACCAAAATAGTATCCCTGCCCTCTCGGGCAACCTAATTCATAGAGCCTGTCAGCGACTTCCTTGGTTTCAATGCCTTCTGCAATAAGAGGAACGTTCAACCCTTTCGCTAAGCGAATCACGGACGAAATGATTGCCTCGTTTCTGGCACTGTCCAGAATACCGCTAACAAAATCCCGGTCTATTTTCAGGCAGTCGAACTGTAAACGATGCAAATAGGAGAGACTGGAAAAACCTGAACCAAAATCATCAATAGCGACAGAAACCCCCAATGCACGTATTCGCCCCAACTGTTCACTGATAATCGTGCCCTTCTCAAGCAAAATAGATTCCGTTAACTCTATCGTCAGGTTACCGGCCGACAACTGGAATTCATTTAACGTTACCACAATAAGATTATAAAAATCAGTCTGATAAAGTTGTCTGACAGAGACATTAATATGAATATTAAAATCGGCGGGCCACCCGGAGGCTATTTTTAATGCCAGTTGTCGACAGGATTCTCTCAATACCCAGCGCCCAATCGACAAAATTAAACCCGACTCTTCTGCCAGTGGAATAAATATATAGGGGGGAACCATGCCATAGGCTTTACT from the Limnobaculum zhutongyuii genome contains:
- a CDS encoding DUF3828 domain-containing protein, with amino-acid sequence MKYWLSIICGVLVTFSLAGCVVTETTVSHHYGSNDPAMTAQKFYSQYFANGSAGLPTDTQLTTFKPYISTELYQSLEDAKKRQQNEIKQHPDEKPSLIDGDLFSSLFEGPTSVDIPSIPVLPSANNVTLQANFTRTEQGKDILHWADEIKMIKQNDSWVIDDLVYKGNWDFAAKSTLKKVLSDK
- the ydgT gene encoding transcription modulator YdgT gives rise to the protein MSDIDYLMMFRKCSNHDSLERLYDKLNYSLVDNNVLANMYRAADHRRAELVAGKLFDLGKVPKTIWSQVK